One genomic window of Prochlorococcus sp. MIT 0801 includes the following:
- the polA gene encoding DNA polymerase I yields the protein MTEIKKPTLLLVDGHSLAFRSFYAFSKGGEGGLTTKDGFPTSVTYGFLKSLLDNCKSIEPKGVTIAFDTAEPTFRHKEDPNYKANRDVAPDIFFQDLDQLEEILKESLNLSICKAPGYEADDVLGTLANDAAKKGWSVRILSGDRDLFQLVDDERDIAVLYMGGGPYAKSGSPKLINEEGVREKLGVNPNKVVDLKALTGDSSDNIPGVKGVGPKTAINLLNENLDLDGVYKSLQELEKEGEKAKRGAIKGAVRLKLKADKDNAYLSRKLAEILIKIPIEPKVNYNLEGINESKLAENLKKLELHSLLKQVSTFKAIFSKEGLLEQDKSGSLKETKIVNNKIENIELTRLNETKDIPQIEPKIIDNLEELNIFVAQIMKHTDATKPIAIDTETTNLNPFKAELVGLGFCFGESLKDIVYIPIGHQNKEDDLIEINQLNQLKIEEVIFALQDWFSSNENPKTLQNAKYDRLILLRHGIILNGVVIDTLLADYICDATLKHSLDEIAYREFGFKPKSFSDVVKKGEDFSYVDIKSASMYCGMDVYLTRKLAIIYINRLKETSIKLINLLKEVEQPLEQVLAEIESTGIIIDTPYLKDLSLELTKTLNTIEKEVYNIAGNKFNLSSPKQLGELLFEKLDLDRKKSRKTKTGWSTDAAVLEKLESDHPIVKMIIEHRTISKLLNTYVDALPQLIEKETGRVHTDFNQAVTATGRLSSSNPNLQNIPVRTEFSRRIRKAFLPQKDWKLLSADYSQIELRILTHLSGEEVLKNAYLKNEDVHSLTAKILFEKDAIDADERRIGKTINFGVIYGMGAQRFARSTGVSLIEAKYFLIKFKERYPAIFKFLEYQERLALSQGFVETLLGRRRYFHFNKNGLGRLLGTPPNEIDLITARRAGMEAQQLRAAANAPIQGSSADIIKLAMIKLHSTLKKTGLAAKILLQVHDELVLEVNPKDLEETKLLVQNTMENAVKLSVPLIVETGVGVNWMEAK from the coding sequence ATGACAGAAATAAAAAAGCCAACTTTATTATTGGTTGATGGCCATTCATTAGCTTTTAGAAGTTTTTATGCTTTTAGCAAAGGCGGTGAAGGAGGTCTTACCACAAAAGATGGATTCCCCACAAGTGTTACCTATGGTTTTCTAAAAAGCCTTTTAGATAATTGTAAATCTATCGAACCGAAAGGAGTCACAATTGCTTTTGATACTGCTGAGCCAACATTTCGCCACAAGGAAGATCCAAACTACAAAGCTAATCGAGATGTCGCACCAGATATATTTTTTCAAGATTTAGATCAACTTGAAGAGATTCTCAAAGAAAGCTTGAATCTCTCAATCTGCAAAGCCCCAGGATATGAGGCAGATGATGTCTTAGGAACACTCGCAAATGATGCAGCTAAAAAAGGATGGAGTGTCAGAATCCTTTCTGGAGATAGAGACCTATTCCAATTAGTGGATGATGAAAGAGACATAGCTGTCTTGTACATGGGTGGAGGTCCTTATGCAAAAAGTGGAAGTCCTAAACTGATTAATGAAGAAGGCGTAAGGGAGAAACTTGGGGTCAATCCAAACAAAGTTGTTGATCTGAAAGCCTTAACTGGTGATAGCTCAGACAACATCCCAGGTGTTAAAGGAGTTGGTCCTAAAACAGCAATAAATCTTTTAAATGAGAACCTTGATCTTGATGGAGTCTATAAATCACTCCAAGAGTTAGAAAAAGAAGGTGAGAAAGCTAAACGGGGAGCGATAAAAGGAGCAGTTAGATTAAAATTAAAAGCAGATAAAGACAATGCCTATCTCTCAAGAAAGCTTGCAGAGATATTAATTAAAATTCCCATTGAACCAAAAGTAAACTATAATTTAGAAGGAATTAATGAATCAAAGCTAGCTGAAAACCTTAAAAAACTTGAGTTGCATAGTTTATTAAAACAAGTTTCAACTTTTAAAGCTATATTTTCTAAAGAAGGACTATTAGAGCAAGACAAAAGTGGCTCATTAAAAGAAACTAAGATCGTTAATAATAAGATTGAGAATATTGAACTAACTAGGCTTAATGAAACAAAAGACATTCCTCAGATAGAGCCTAAAATTATAGATAATCTGGAAGAACTTAATATTTTTGTTGCGCAAATAATGAAACATACTGATGCGACAAAACCAATAGCCATTGATACCGAAACAACCAATTTAAACCCTTTTAAAGCTGAACTTGTTGGCTTAGGTTTTTGTTTTGGCGAATCGTTAAAAGATATAGTTTATATACCAATTGGACATCAAAATAAAGAGGACGATTTAATAGAAATTAATCAATTAAATCAATTAAAGATTGAAGAAGTTATCTTTGCACTTCAGGATTGGTTCTCTAGCAATGAAAATCCTAAAACCCTACAGAATGCAAAATACGACAGACTGATTTTGCTAAGACACGGAATTATATTAAATGGCGTTGTGATTGATACTTTACTTGCAGATTATATTTGTGATGCAACCCTTAAACATAGTTTAGATGAAATTGCTTATAGAGAATTTGGATTTAAGCCCAAAAGTTTTTCTGATGTTGTCAAAAAAGGAGAAGACTTCTCTTATGTGGACATTAAGTCTGCCAGTATGTACTGCGGGATGGACGTTTATTTAACAAGAAAATTAGCAATTATTTATATTAATAGATTAAAAGAAACAAGTATAAAATTGATAAACCTACTCAAAGAAGTTGAACAACCACTTGAGCAGGTTTTAGCAGAAATCGAATCCACAGGAATCATTATTGATACACCTTATCTAAAAGATTTATCTTTAGAGTTAACAAAAACATTAAATACTATCGAGAAAGAAGTTTATAATATTGCAGGAAATAAGTTTAACCTTTCTTCACCTAAACAGTTAGGTGAATTACTTTTTGAGAAACTTGATTTAGATAGGAAAAAATCAAGAAAAACAAAAACAGGGTGGAGTACAGATGCAGCTGTATTGGAAAAACTGGAATCAGACCATCCAATAGTAAAAATGATCATTGAACATCGCACTATAAGCAAGTTGCTTAATACTTATGTAGATGCTTTGCCTCAGCTTATTGAAAAAGAAACGGGAAGAGTACATACAGATTTTAATCAAGCCGTAACCGCTACTGGAAGATTAAGTAGCAGCAATCCAAATCTGCAAAATATCCCTGTCAGAACTGAATTTAGTAGACGAATAAGAAAAGCTTTTCTTCCGCAAAAAGATTGGAAACTTCTAAGCGCAGACTATTCACAAATTGAACTTCGTATACTCACACATCTTTCAGGTGAGGAAGTACTAAAAAATGCTTATTTAAAAAATGAAGATGTCCACTCTTTAACAGCAAAAATTTTATTTGAAAAAGATGCTATTGACGCCGATGAAAGAAGAATAGGAAAAACAATAAATTTTGGGGTTATTTATGGTATGGGGGCTCAGAGGTTTGCAAGATCAACGGGCGTTTCATTAATAGAAGCAAAATATTTTTTAATTAAATTCAAAGAACGTTATCCAGCCATTTTTAAATTTTTAGAATATCAAGAAAGACTTGCCCTAAGCCAAGGGTTTGTTGAAACATTGCTAGGGAGAAGACGATATTTTCATTTCAATAAAAATGGGCTTGGAAGACTTCTGGGAACACCACCAAATGAAATTGATTTAATTACTGCCAGAAGAGCAGGGATGGAAGCACAACAATTAAGAGCCGCAGCAAACGCACCTATTCAAGGCTCAAGTGCAGACATAATTAAGCTAGCAATGATTAAGTTGCATTCAACTTTAAAAAAGACTGGATTGGCAGCGAAAATTCTACTTCAAGTGCATGATGAACTCGTGCTAGAAGTTAATCCCAAAGATTTGGAGGAAACAAAACTTCTTGTCCAAAACACTATGGAAAATGCTGTAAAGCTTAGTGTCCCTCTTATCGTTGAAACTGGCGTTGGAGTAAATTGGATGGAGGCAAAATAG
- the cysS gene encoding cysteine--tRNA ligase — MSLKFTNTLSKKKEDFISINPNQVKIYCCGVTVYDLCHLGHARSYLNWDVLRRFLIWKGFEVKFVQNFTDIDDKIINRANKEGCSTDELSERNINEFHKDMDTLSILRPTSMPRATKCLHQIINFIKELEQKKVAYSSNGDVYFSVDKHKNYGKLSGREIENQIDNAAGRLKTNQKESKKNSLDFALWKKSNSDEVSYSSPWGNGRPGWHIECSAMVKEELGESIDIHLGGSDLIFPHHENEIAQSEACNGKELAKYWLHNGMVNVGGEKMSKSLGNFTTIRSLLDEDISPMTLRFFVLQTNYRKPLDFTEEALKAASKGWDRLNNCLSFGYIYKIKDQVKNEINLDNPIKRSANSKLDKDSFKLLSDFENYMDDDLNTSGALSILFELSQPIKKCLNLLKGKDISEIDKDLLNEVFNKWELLTELAGVLGLKVNLNQEKPKNNPELDTNKIEELIKNRSLAKANKDFLLADKIRADLKNIGIDLIDKPKGVTEWKQLSD, encoded by the coding sequence TTGTCCCTAAAATTCACAAACACCTTATCCAAAAAGAAAGAGGATTTTATTTCTATAAATCCTAATCAAGTTAAAATATATTGTTGTGGTGTAACTGTTTATGATCTTTGTCATCTTGGTCATGCAAGAAGTTATCTTAATTGGGATGTATTAAGACGGTTTTTAATTTGGAAAGGATTTGAAGTTAAATTTGTACAAAACTTCACTGATATTGATGACAAAATTATTAATCGAGCAAATAAAGAAGGATGTTCTACTGATGAATTAAGTGAAAGAAATATTAATGAATTCCACAAAGATATGGATACTCTTTCCATTCTTAGACCAACTAGCATGCCAAGAGCAACAAAATGCCTCCATCAAATTATTAATTTCATAAAAGAATTAGAACAAAAAAAAGTAGCTTATTCATCAAATGGTGATGTTTATTTTTCAGTAGATAAACATAAAAATTACGGGAAACTTAGTGGAAGAGAAATTGAGAATCAGATAGATAATGCAGCCGGGAGATTAAAAACAAATCAAAAAGAAAGTAAAAAGAATTCGCTTGATTTTGCTCTCTGGAAAAAGTCCAACTCAGATGAGGTTAGTTACTCTTCACCTTGGGGAAATGGCAGGCCAGGTTGGCATATTGAGTGTTCAGCAATGGTTAAAGAAGAATTAGGAGAAAGTATTGATATTCACCTTGGCGGATCAGACCTTATATTTCCTCATCATGAGAATGAAATAGCTCAATCTGAAGCCTGTAATGGGAAAGAGTTAGCAAAATACTGGCTACACAATGGAATGGTTAATGTGGGGGGTGAAAAAATGAGTAAATCTCTAGGGAATTTTACAACCATTAGGTCTTTATTAGATGAAGATATTTCACCTATGACTTTGAGATTTTTTGTGTTACAAACTAATTACCGAAAGCCACTAGATTTTACTGAAGAAGCGCTAAAAGCTGCTTCAAAAGGGTGGGATAGATTAAATAATTGCCTGTCTTTTGGTTATATTTATAAAATTAAAGATCAAGTTAAAAACGAAATCAACCTGGATAATCCGATAAAAAGATCTGCCAACAGTAAACTTGATAAAGACTCATTTAAATTATTATCAGACTTTGAAAACTATATGGATGACGACCTAAATACATCTGGAGCTTTATCTATACTTTTTGAATTGTCTCAACCTATTAAAAAATGCCTAAATTTATTAAAAGGAAAAGATATCAGTGAAATTGACAAAGATCTTTTAAATGAAGTTTTTAATAAATGGGAACTACTCACTGAGTTAGCAGGAGTTCTGGGCTTAAAAGTAAATTTAAATCAAGAAAAACCAAAAAACAATCCTGAACTTGACACTAATAAAATTGAAGAACTTATAAAGAATAGATCCTTAGCAAAAGCTAATAAAGACTTTTTACTCGCTGATAAGATAAGAGCTGATTTGAAAAATATTGGAATTGATTTGATTGATAAACCTAAAGGGGTTACTGAATGGAAACAACTTTCAGATTAA
- a CDS encoding sodium-dependent transporter, with product MQEREQWRSGLGFALAAAGSAVGLGNLWGFAYRSSQGGGLAFLILYVLVVLVVCLPVLVAEMVLGRSTASSPFLAPIKAAGENWKPLGWLFAIASCGILSYYAVIMGWTIDTFFHSLFIGLPSDMTEAGEFFGKISSGNSVFVGQIISLLLTAFVVVAGVRGGIEKLTKWAMPFLFGLLLLLAIWAATLSGAWEGYTSFLLKWDSSQLFDKNTISNAFKQAFFSLSLGIGIMVAYSSYLNRKNHLPKEALRVATLDTAVGLLAGLITFPVVMSFGLKDVISESTVGTLFIALPTGFANLGLFGRLIAAVFFGLAFIAAITSSISLMEVPVSSLMDRLNWSRKKAVWTSTLVIFLIGIPSAISTDFLGKSDAICNTLLILGGLLISILLGWIVPNRYDEDLANSNANLRVRRYLKFMLRWVSPPVIAIGLYLTVLSTIETFA from the coding sequence ATGCAAGAAAGGGAACAATGGAGATCAGGACTGGGATTCGCGCTCGCTGCGGCCGGTAGTGCTGTAGGCCTTGGAAATCTTTGGGGCTTTGCTTATAGGTCATCTCAAGGCGGTGGACTTGCCTTTCTTATCCTATATGTATTGGTAGTTTTAGTTGTTTGCCTACCTGTCTTAGTTGCAGAGATGGTCTTGGGGAGAAGCACTGCAAGTAGTCCTTTTCTTGCTCCAATCAAAGCTGCTGGAGAGAATTGGAAGCCTCTAGGTTGGTTATTTGCAATAGCTTCTTGTGGAATTCTTTCTTATTACGCAGTGATAATGGGATGGACAATTGATACTTTTTTCCATTCCTTATTTATTGGCCTACCCTCAGATATGACTGAGGCGGGAGAATTTTTTGGTAAAATTAGCAGTGGCAATAGTGTATTTGTAGGTCAAATAATCAGCTTATTGTTAACTGCTTTTGTTGTGGTTGCAGGTGTTCGCGGAGGTATAGAAAAACTAACAAAATGGGCAATGCCATTTTTATTTGGACTCCTTTTGTTGTTAGCTATATGGGCTGCAACTTTATCTGGTGCATGGGAAGGATATACATCATTTTTACTTAAATGGGATTCATCTCAACTTTTTGATAAAAACACAATAAGTAATGCATTTAAACAAGCTTTCTTTTCTTTAAGTTTGGGTATTGGAATTATGGTTGCCTATTCCTCATATCTAAACCGTAAAAATCATCTTCCTAAAGAAGCTTTGAGAGTTGCAACTTTGGATACTGCTGTGGGCTTACTCGCAGGGCTGATTACATTCCCTGTAGTTATGAGTTTTGGTTTGAAAGATGTTATCAGTGAATCAACTGTTGGGACTTTATTTATCGCTCTTCCAACTGGATTTGCAAATCTTGGATTGTTTGGGAGATTGATTGCTGCCGTTTTCTTTGGATTGGCCTTTATAGCTGCTATTACTTCTTCTATTTCATTAATGGAAGTACCAGTATCTTCTTTAATGGACAGGCTGAATTGGAGTAGAAAGAAGGCCGTTTGGACTTCAACATTAGTGATCTTTTTGATTGGAATACCGTCTGCTATTTCTACAGACTTTTTAGGCAAGTCCGATGCTATCTGTAATACACTCTTGATATTAGGTGGTCTTCTAATTTCAATTCTTTTGGGCTGGATTGTTCCAAATCGTTATGATGAGGATCTTGCAAATTCTAATGCTAATTTAAGAGTTAGAAGGTATCTAAAGTTTATGCTGCGCTGGGTGTCTCCACCAGTTATTGCTATTGGACTTTATTTAACAGTCTTATCTACAATAGAAACATTTGCTTAA
- a CDS encoding 1-deoxy-D-xylulose-5-phosphate reductoisomerase, translated as MKAISVLGSTGSIGTQTLQIAEEFPDQFKIVALTAGKNLDLVIKQIETHQPEVVSLADESLLPELSRRINSLNEDSKILKKPLLMAGAEGLNTAAAWESADLVVTGIVGCAGLLPTLAAIEAGKDLALANKETLIAAGPVVIPALKKSGSRLLPADSEHSAIFQCLQGTPWADNARLSTGVPTPGFKSIQLTASGGAFRDWKAEDLVKATVEDATSHPNWSMGKKITVDSATLMNKGLEVIEAHYLFGLSYEQIEIIIHPQSIIHSMVELDDSSVLAQLGWPDMKLPILYCLSWPSRLKTPWPRLKLTEIGNLTFTEPDTKKYPCMELAYSAGKLGGTMPAVLNAANEKAVELFLKERFKFIDIPKVIEAICEKHKCDLNLNPSLSEILEIDNWAREEVLDYSEKNITKMQF; from the coding sequence GTGAAAGCCATAAGCGTTTTAGGATCAACAGGATCTATTGGAACTCAAACCCTTCAAATTGCAGAAGAGTTTCCTGATCAATTCAAAATTGTTGCACTAACAGCAGGAAAGAATCTTGATTTAGTAATCAAACAAATTGAAACTCATCAACCTGAAGTCGTTTCACTAGCCGATGAGTCTCTTTTGCCAGAACTGTCTAGAAGAATAAATAGTCTCAATGAAGATTCAAAAATATTAAAGAAGCCCTTATTAATGGCGGGAGCCGAAGGACTTAATACTGCAGCAGCTTGGGAAAGTGCAGATCTTGTTGTAACTGGAATAGTTGGCTGTGCAGGCCTCCTACCAACACTTGCAGCTATTGAAGCAGGGAAGGACCTAGCTCTAGCAAATAAAGAAACTTTGATTGCAGCAGGACCAGTTGTCATTCCTGCTTTAAAAAAAAGTGGAAGTAGACTCTTGCCTGCAGATTCTGAACACTCAGCGATATTTCAATGTCTCCAAGGAACGCCATGGGCTGACAATGCAAGACTCTCAACTGGAGTGCCTACTCCAGGATTTAAATCAATACAATTAACCGCATCAGGAGGAGCATTTAGAGATTGGAAAGCTGAAGATTTAGTCAAAGCAACTGTCGAGGATGCGACTAGCCATCCTAATTGGAGCATGGGAAAGAAAATAACTGTAGATTCTGCAACCCTTATGAATAAGGGACTCGAAGTCATTGAAGCGCATTATCTTTTTGGTCTTTCATATGAGCAAATCGAAATCATTATCCATCCACAAAGCATCATTCACTCGATGGTTGAATTGGATGATTCATCAGTTTTAGCTCAATTGGGATGGCCAGATATGAAGCTCCCTATTTTGTATTGCTTAAGTTGGCCTAGTCGACTTAAAACACCATGGCCAAGATTAAAGCTTACTGAAATAGGTAATTTAACTTTTACAGAACCAGATACTAAAAAATATCCATGTATGGAACTTGCTTACAGCGCAGGAAAATTAGGGGGGACAATGCCAGCAGTGCTTAATGCAGCTAATGAAAAAGCAGTAGAACTTTTTCTAAAAGAAAGGTTTAAATTTATCGATATTCCAAAAGTAATTGAGGCGATTTGCGAGAAACATAAATGCGACCTAAATCTAAATCCAAGCCTCAGTGAAATTCTTGAAATTGACAACTGGGCAAGAGAAGAAGTTTTAGATTATTCAGAAAAAAATATTACAAAGATGCAGTTTTAG
- a CDS encoding alpha/beta fold hydrolase, whose amino-acid sequence MGVKDNLTKEDLLSELGISPFKERLPWIGPDLQTLRDTFASDELPDAYSSEIRIKVPPLKSRKEGGGFLVAYLDKPSSVSSINGLVLLLHGLGGSTRRRGLTRMASALVQSNFAVLKLNLRGSDPCRNFVDGTYAAECNSDLIPVLRRAREISYQLTEDYQSSKNVPVFGAGISLGGTILLNACMCDESLLDGLVCISSPLDLNECSSSIERPRNFIYQKWLLNRLIRQTLEDPFGIEETEKNALLINRKDKERKINDIRSFDNLITAPRWGYKDVGEYYAKASPFFSLIENKKSLPKTLFIQSKDDPWVPFLAAEKLMEKMKSSNNQIDNQFIFTEKGGHNGFHGVQGCWGDQVVSKWFLSLKTI is encoded by the coding sequence TTGGGAGTAAAGGATAATTTAACAAAAGAAGATTTACTCTCAGAGCTAGGAATAAGCCCTTTTAAAGAGCGTCTCCCTTGGATCGGTCCTGACCTTCAGACACTAAGAGATACCTTTGCCTCAGATGAATTGCCTGATGCCTATTCATCTGAAATTCGTATAAAGGTCCCACCTCTAAAAAGTAGAAAGGAAGGAGGAGGCTTCTTGGTTGCCTACTTGGATAAGCCATCAAGTGTATCGAGCATTAATGGTTTAGTTCTTCTTCTCCATGGTCTTGGTGGTTCTACTCGCAGAAGAGGCTTGACTAGGATGGCGAGTGCTTTGGTGCAATCAAATTTCGCTGTATTGAAGCTTAATTTGAGAGGTTCAGATCCATGTAGGAATTTTGTTGATGGTACCTATGCTGCTGAATGCAATAGTGATTTGATTCCTGTATTAAGGCGTGCCAGAGAGATTTCATATCAATTAACTGAAGACTATCAATCTTCAAAAAATGTTCCTGTCTTTGGAGCTGGGATTTCTTTGGGTGGAACTATTCTTTTAAATGCTTGCATGTGTGATGAGTCTTTATTGGATGGATTGGTATGTATAAGTAGTCCTTTGGATTTGAATGAATGTAGTTCTTCTATTGAAAGGCCAAGAAATTTTATTTATCAAAAATGGTTGTTAAATCGTTTGATTAGGCAAACTTTAGAAGATCCTTTTGGAATAGAAGAGACGGAAAAGAATGCATTGTTAATAAATAGAAAGGATAAAGAAAGAAAGATAAATGATATTAGATCTTTTGATAATTTGATAACTGCTCCAAGGTGGGGATATAAAGATGTTGGAGAATATTATGCAAAAGCATCTCCCTTCTTCTCTCTTATAGAAAATAAAAAATCTCTTCCTAAAACATTATTTATTCAATCCAAAGATGATCCTTGGGTGCCTTTTTTAGCTGCTGAAAAGCTAATGGAAAAAATGAAATCTTCTAATAATCAAATAGATAATCAATTTATTTTTACTGAGAAAGGAGGACATAATGGATTTCATGGTGTTCAAGGTTGTTGGGGCGATCAAGTTGTTTCTAAATGGTTTTTATCTTTGAAAACTATTTAA
- a CDS encoding NAD(P)(+) transhydrogenase (Re/Si-specific) subunit beta — MTFIAPVKFAIDLLAVLLLALGIKGLSKVRSAREANRLAAIAMILAAFGVLLNSQGTIGITINSWIWIISGTLIGGLLGALTAKRVPMTAMPEIVALFNGCGGMSSLLVALGVALFPSTDGSDGVVGELIRNFSIVVSLFVGAITFSGSIVAMAKLQGWLSTPTWTQSKARHFFNILCAVIALIGGIYLSIDGQNGLFLIVIASTLLGIGVTLPIGGADMPVVISLLNSYSGVAAAAAGFVVGSQLLIVAGAMVGAAGLILTQVMCDGMNRSLVSVLFGGALGASSVASGGGGGEYTNITSCSPEECALTLEAAERVVIVPGYGLAVAQAQHTLREVTRVLENADIEVAYAIHPVAGRMPGHMNVLLAEADVPYEQLKEMDVINPEFPATDVVLVLGANDVVNPQAKYDQTSPLYGMPVLDVQEARTVFVVKRGMSAGYSGIKNDLFDLQNTSMVFGDAKKVLGDLLLELKELGVGSKG, encoded by the coding sequence ATGACTTTTATTGCCCCCGTTAAGTTTGCTATTGATCTCCTGGCAGTTTTATTGCTTGCTTTAGGTATCAAAGGCCTTTCAAAAGTTAGATCAGCAAGAGAGGCGAATAGGCTTGCCGCCATTGCAATGATATTGGCTGCTTTTGGAGTATTGCTTAACTCTCAAGGAACCATAGGCATTACTATTAACTCTTGGATTTGGATAATTTCTGGAACTTTAATCGGAGGTCTTTTAGGTGCCTTAACTGCTAAAAGGGTTCCAATGACTGCGATGCCTGAGATAGTAGCTTTGTTTAACGGTTGTGGGGGGATGTCATCGCTATTGGTGGCACTTGGTGTGGCTTTGTTCCCCTCGACAGATGGCTCAGATGGTGTGGTCGGTGAACTTATTAGAAATTTCTCCATAGTCGTTTCACTTTTTGTTGGAGCCATTACATTTTCTGGATCAATTGTGGCAATGGCCAAGCTTCAAGGTTGGCTTTCTACACCAACTTGGACCCAAAGCAAAGCTAGGCATTTTTTCAATATTCTTTGTGCTGTTATTGCTTTGATAGGTGGAATCTATCTTTCAATCGATGGACAAAATGGTCTATTTCTTATTGTAATTGCTTCAACCTTGCTGGGTATTGGAGTGACTCTTCCTATTGGAGGAGCCGATATGCCTGTAGTTATATCCTTGCTAAATAGCTACTCAGGAGTTGCAGCAGCAGCGGCAGGCTTTGTTGTAGGTAGTCAACTTTTGATTGTAGCCGGTGCAATGGTTGGAGCTGCTGGATTAATACTTACTCAAGTGATGTGCGATGGTATGAACAGATCTTTAGTTTCTGTATTATTTGGGGGTGCACTTGGAGCTAGTTCTGTTGCTTCAGGAGGTGGAGGGGGAGAATATACAAATATTACTAGTTGCAGTCCAGAAGAATGTGCACTTACTCTTGAGGCGGCAGAGAGAGTCGTGATTGTTCCTGGTTATGGTCTTGCTGTGGCTCAGGCTCAGCACACACTTAGAGAGGTCACCAGAGTTTTAGAAAACGCCGACATTGAAGTCGCATATGCTATTCATCCTGTTGCAGGAAGAATGCCTGGTCATATGAACGTTCTGTTAGCCGAAGCAGATGTTCCTTATGAGCAATTAAAAGAAATGGATGTAATCAATCCTGAATTTCCTGCGACGGATGTTGTATTGGTTTTAGGAGCGAATGATGTGGTTAATCCTCAGGCCAAGTATGATCAGACCTCACCTTTGTATGGAATGCCAGTTTTAGATGTTCAAGAAGCTAGAACTGTATTTGTTGTTAAGAGAGGAATGAGTGCTGGATATTCAGGAATAAAAAATGACCTTTTTGATTTGCAAAATACCTCTATGGTTTTTGGAGATGCAAAAAAGGTTCTTGGAGATCTTTTATTGGAATTAAAGGAGCTTGGAGTTGGGAGTAAAGGATAA
- a CDS encoding NAD(P) transhydrogenase subunit alpha, which translates to MSFFSEALWVLLLGSLLGLELIGKVPPTLHTPLMSGANAISGITMLAALTLIIKSGDNLPLLIIGSISLGFALFNVIGGFLVTDRMLAMFSRKKTRK; encoded by the coding sequence ATGAGTTTTTTTAGTGAAGCTCTTTGGGTGCTTCTCCTTGGAAGCCTTTTGGGATTAGAGCTTATAGGAAAAGTACCTCCAACTTTGCACACTCCACTAATGAGTGGGGCTAATGCAATTTCAGGCATCACGATGCTTGCCGCTTTAACTTTAATAATAAAATCTGGAGATAATTTACCTTTACTAATAATTGGATCAATATCTCTTGGATTTGCTTTGTTTAATGTGATTGGTGGCTTCCTTGTAACAGACAGGATGCTTGCAATGTTTAGTCGTAAAAAAACTCGTAAATAG